The window TTATTCTAACATTTTATCAGCTAGAGCAGATAAGAAAGGAACATTTATGAAATACTATGCAGTAAAAAAAGGTCGTACACCTGGTGTTTACCGGACATGGGAAGATGCTAAAAAACAAGTTGATGGCTTCTCCGGTGCCGAATATAAGTCTTTTGAAAAGATAACTGATGCGACTGAGTATTTAGACTGGAATAAGGAAACGCAACCAGATATTGTTAAAGAAGATTCCTTAAGCAATGCGATTAAGAAAATCCAAGCTGCTAAGATCGTGCCCCAGGCTAAAAAGAAAAAAATAAAAAAGACTAGTTCTAATAATCCAGCTGACTATTTTGCAACTATTTATACAGATGGTGGATCACGAAATACTGGTGTGCATAAAGGGGGACATGTTAATAAAACTGATAAAGCAGCGTGGGCTTATTTAATTGAATGGCAAGGTGGTCGCACTTATGGTTCGGGCGGAGAATTTGGCGCCACAAACAATAAGATGGAATTATTGGGGCTAATTAATGCTTTAGAGAAATTACTTGAGTTGAAGTTTAATGATAAACATCTTTTATTTGTTTTAGATTCACAATATGTTTTAAATGGAATTAATAAGCACTGGATTGAGGGATGGAAGAAACGTGGCTGGAAACGAGCAAATGGTCCTTTAATCAATGCTTCCGAATGGAAAAAACTAGATAGTTTACTAGGTCATTTTTCGGATAGTACTTTTAGCTGGACCAAGGGACATGCTGATAACGAGGGCAATGTTTTTGTG of the Lactobacillus gasseri ATCC 33323 = JCM 1131 genome contains:
- a CDS encoding ribonuclease H family protein, with the translated sequence MKYYAVKKGRTPGVYRTWEDAKKQVDGFSGAEYKSFEKITDATEYLDWNKETQPDIVKEDSLSNAIKKIQAAKIVPQAKKKKIKKTSSNNPADYFATIYTDGGSRNTGVHKGGHVNKTDKAAWAYLIEWQGGRTYGSGGEFGATNNKMELLGLINALEKLLELKFNDKHLLFVLDSQYVLNGINKHWIEGWKKRGWKRANGPLINASEWKKLDSLLGHFSDSTFSWTKGHADNEGNVFVDHELNRYMDKMK